One stretch of Bacteroidota bacterium DNA includes these proteins:
- a CDS encoding 4-phosphopantetheinyl transferase family protein encodes MFIGNDIVSIKHAVENKHFLTQRYLNKLFTPKEQRYICSSNMLAYAAWLIWTAKESAYKIYNKQSGKRMYYPKKFEVTVSDNQLVPYIRSLKTNNTKEMQALTSSGVLLSGRVRTPLKNVFVSFFPTHDFIHTLAAENNAHLKNIRWGIASISSIKYKSQSSQVHHRKCDMRVGRNVLESLFADDLGNEPRGQAAVWPLGCQHIPRKGLAFSDATSRADRRALLIEHLQLARQDFSAISESL; translated from the coding sequence ATGTTTATTGGGAACGATATTGTAAGCATAAAGCATGCTGTAGAAAACAAGCACTTTCTTACACAGCGCTATTTAAATAAGCTATTCACTCCAAAGGAGCAACGTTATATATGTTCAAGCAATATGCTTGCCTATGCAGCATGGCTTATATGGACAGCAAAAGAGAGTGCTTATAAAATATATAATAAGCAATCGGGCAAACGCATGTATTATCCTAAAAAATTTGAAGTAACTGTGAGTGATAACCAGCTTGTGCCATACATCCGGTCATTGAAAACCAACAATACAAAAGAAATGCAAGCCCTGACGTCATCCGGGGTATTATTATCGGGCCGTGTGCGTACGCCCCTAAAAAATGTTTTTGTATCATTTTTCCCGACTCATGATTTTATACATACGCTGGCGGCTGAGAATAACGCTCATCTCAAAAATATCCGATGGGGAATTGCATCTATCTCCTCCATAAAATACAAATCACAATCGTCACAGGTCCACCATCGCAAATGTGATATGCGTGTCGGGCGGAATGTCCTCGAGAGCCTGTTTGCCGACGATCTCGGGAATGAGCCGCGGGGCCAGGCCGCGGTTTGGCCCCTTGGTTGTCAGCATATCCCGCGTAAAGGTCTCGCCTTTTCGGATGCCACGAGTCGAGCAGATCGTCGGGCGCTTCTGATCGAACATCTTCAGCTCGCACGGCAAGACTTCTCGGCCATCTCGGAGTCCCTT